One Oncorhynchus keta strain PuntledgeMale-10-30-2019 unplaced genomic scaffold, Oket_V2 Un_contig_9139_pilon_pilon, whole genome shotgun sequence DNA segment encodes these proteins:
- the LOC127927044 gene encoding unconventional myosin-IXAa-like produces the protein MAATAEGSVAWARWAGEDATRTRSSPCASIRAPGRGHHLLPVSARKAPRPPRPSSAAWSACVWTVTAATARLGWRGGLPLPATAEESGWLHPLRRQPADVAACDRGAPAHDGAWPVATGGGQGDHADLCCLPELTERSLLDNLRSRFRQERIYTYVGSILIVINPFQFLPIYNPKYVKMYDNHALGDLEPHIYAVADVAYHAMLQRRRNQCIVISGESGSGKTQSTNFLIHHLTALSQKGFASGVEQIILGAGPVLEVRTPMQ, from the exons ATGGCGGCCACGGCGGAGGGATCGGTGGCGTGGGCACGCTGGGCAGGCGAGGACGCTACGAGGACTCGGAGTTCACCCTGCGCATCTATCCGGGCTCCTGGCCGAGGGCACCATTTACTGCCCGTTAGCGCCCGCAAAGCACCACGGCCGCCGAGGCCATCGAGCGCTGCCTGGAGCGCCTGCGTCTGGACCGTGACCGCTGCTAC CGCTCGGCTCGGGTGGCGGGGAGGACTACCGCTTCCTGCTACGGCAGAAGAATCTGGATGGCTCCATCCACTACGGCGGCAGCCTGCAGATGTGGCTGCGTGTGACCGAGGAGCGCCGGCGCATGACGGAGCGTGGCCTGTTGCCACAGGAGGAGGTCAGGGTGACCATGCCGACTTGTGCTGCCTGCCGGAGCTCACCGAGCGCTCGCTGCTGGACAACCTACGCTCGCGCTTCCGCCAGGAGAGGATTTACACCTACGTAGGCAGCATCCTCATCGTCATTAACCCCTTCCAGTTCCTCCCCATCTATAACCCTAAGTACGTCAAGATGTACGACAACCACGCTCTGGGAGACCTGGAGCCGCACATCTACGCCGTGGCGGACGTGGCCTACCACGCTATGCTGCAGCGGCGGAGGAACCAGTGCATCGTCATCTCTGGAGAGAGCGGCTCGGGAAAGACCCAGAGCACCAACTTCCTGATTCACCACCTGACCGCCCTCAGCCAGAAGGGATTTGCCAGCGGGGTGGAGCAGATCATTCTGGGGGCGGGGCCAGTGTTGGAGGTAAGGACACCCATGCAATAA